In Streptomyces sp. NBC_00704, a genomic segment contains:
- a CDS encoding carboxylesterase/lipase family protein has protein sequence MSPHRVLTALGCALTVVLTTAGAPARSQPTPGPAPARAAATTVRTQDGPVRGAAHDGYRTFLGIPYAAPPVGRLRWAAPRPVSPWTGVLDATRPASACPQPAGEVPGGSTDEDCLRLDVTTPDGARPTHPRPVIVWLHGGGLTTGAAGSYDARRLATRGDVVVVTVDYRLGALGFLAHAGLPGSGTFGLADQQAALRWVRAGIGAFGGDARNVTLAGESAGGYSVCAQLASPAAARLFDRAIIQSGPCTGRPDRPFAPSSAALPTANAAGRDLAAKVGCRAARDALACLRRVDVARLLAAQGADQQPAYGTPLLPVAPGAAIASGRFHRVPVLIGSNHDEGNAWAAGIVRAGNPVDPDTWPDVVAAFFPAPGQAPAIVREYPVHRTDGGPVFGAVIGDADFACPTAATARLLAARVPVRRYEFADEHAPPLIPGPPPFPLGAPHASELPYLFDLGGRPRALTAAQHRLADAMIGYWTRFARTGDPDGPSAPHWPRRTALSLAPDRIVPTRTTRSRHHCAFWDALGPARR, from the coding sequence ATGAGTCCGCACCGCGTCCTGACCGCCCTGGGCTGTGCCCTGACCGTCGTGCTCACGACGGCCGGGGCCCCCGCCCGCTCCCAGCCGACTCCCGGACCCGCCCCGGCCCGCGCCGCGGCCACGACCGTGCGCACGCAGGACGGGCCGGTGCGGGGCGCCGCCCACGACGGCTACCGCACCTTCCTGGGAATCCCGTACGCCGCGCCCCCGGTGGGCAGGCTGCGCTGGGCCGCGCCCCGACCCGTGTCCCCCTGGACCGGGGTCCTGGACGCCACCCGCCCCGCGAGCGCCTGTCCGCAGCCCGCCGGGGAGGTGCCCGGCGGCAGCACCGACGAGGACTGCCTGCGGCTCGACGTCACGACGCCCGACGGCGCACGCCCCACGCATCCCCGGCCGGTGATCGTGTGGCTGCACGGCGGCGGTCTCACCACCGGCGCGGCCGGTTCGTACGACGCCCGCCGCCTCGCCACCCGCGGCGACGTCGTGGTCGTCACCGTCGACTACCGGCTCGGGGCGCTCGGCTTCCTCGCGCACGCCGGGCTGCCCGGCTCGGGCACCTTCGGTCTCGCCGACCAGCAGGCGGCGCTGCGCTGGGTACGCGCCGGCATCGGCGCCTTCGGCGGGGACGCGCGCAACGTGACGCTGGCCGGCGAGTCGGCGGGCGGCTACAGCGTCTGCGCCCAGCTCGCCTCGCCCGCCGCCGCGCGGCTCTTCGACCGGGCGATCATCCAGAGCGGGCCGTGCACGGGCCGCCCCGACCGGCCCTTCGCCCCGTCGTCCGCCGCCCTGCCCACGGCGAACGCGGCGGGCAGGGACCTCGCGGCGAAGGTGGGCTGCCGCGCCGCCCGGGACGCCCTGGCCTGCCTGCGCCGCGTGGACGTCGCGCGTCTGCTCGCCGCCCAGGGCGCCGACCAACAGCCCGCGTACGGGACCCCGTTGCTGCCCGTCGCCCCCGGGGCGGCGATCGCCTCGGGCCGCTTCCACCGCGTCCCCGTGCTCATCGGAAGCAACCACGACGAGGGCAACGCCTGGGCCGCCGGGATCGTCCGGGCCGGCAATCCCGTCGACCCCGACACCTGGCCCGACGTCGTGGCCGCCTTCTTCCCCGCACCGGGGCAGGCCCCGGCGATCGTCCGCGAGTACCCCGTGCACCGCACCGACGGGGGCCCCGTGTTCGGAGCCGTCATCGGCGACGCCGACTTCGCCTGCCCGACGGCGGCCACCGCCCGCCTGCTCGCCGCACGGGTACCGGTCCGGCGCTACGAGTTCGCCGACGAGCACGCCCCGCCGCTCATCCCGGGCCCGCCGCCCTTCCCGCTCGGCGCACCGCACGCGAGCGAACTGCCCTACCTGTTCGACCTGGGCGGACGCCCGCGCGCCCTGACCGCCGCACAGCACCGGCTGGCCGACGCGATGATCGGCTACTGGACGCGCTTCGCCCGCACCGGCGACCCCGACGGCCCGTCCGCGCCGCACTGGCCCCGCCGCACGGCGCTGTCCCTGGCGCCGGACCGCATCGTCCCCACCCGCACCACGCGCAGCCGTCACCACTGCGCGTTCTGGGACGCCCTCGGACCGGCTCGACGGTGA
- a CDS encoding MIP/aquaporin family protein gives MAERFKRSGLVGELSAEFAGTMILILFGCGVVAQVVAGGALTTPPGGLGNHDSIAWAWGLGVTLGVYVAARLSGAHLNPAVTVALAAFKGFPWSKVAPYALAQTAGAFVAALIVRWNYTEALAKVDPGHTIKTQFVFSTLPANGNPNLPVHEWGAFRDQVIGTAILLLLILAVTDLLNNPPGANLAPFIVGLIVVAIGMAWGTNAGYAINPARDFGPRLASYFTGYGTAWRDQYGNLYFWVPIVGPLIGGLLGAGLYKAFIGRFLPAAEPEPPGRVPSPEE, from the coding sequence ATGGCTGAGCGGTTCAAAAGGTCCGGACTGGTCGGCGAACTGTCGGCCGAGTTCGCCGGCACCATGATTCTCATCCTCTTCGGCTGTGGCGTGGTGGCCCAGGTGGTCGCCGGTGGAGCGCTCACGACGCCGCCGGGAGGACTCGGAAACCACGACAGCATCGCCTGGGCCTGGGGCCTGGGCGTCACCCTGGGCGTCTACGTCGCCGCGCGGCTGAGCGGCGCCCACCTCAATCCGGCGGTGACGGTCGCGCTGGCCGCGTTCAAGGGCTTCCCCTGGAGCAAGGTCGCACCGTACGCGCTGGCCCAGACCGCGGGCGCCTTCGTCGCAGCCCTCATCGTGCGGTGGAACTACACCGAGGCGCTGGCGAAGGTCGACCCCGGACACACCATCAAGACGCAGTTCGTGTTCTCCACGCTCCCCGCCAACGGCAATCCCAACCTGCCGGTCCACGAGTGGGGCGCGTTCCGTGACCAGGTCATCGGCACCGCCATCCTGCTGCTGCTGATCCTCGCCGTCACGGACCTGCTCAACAACCCGCCCGGCGCCAATCTGGCCCCGTTCATCGTCGGTCTGATCGTCGTGGCCATCGGCATGGCCTGGGGGACCAACGCGGGATACGCGATCAACCCCGCGCGTGACTTCGGTCCCCGGCTGGCCAGCTACTTCACGGGCTACGGCACAGCATGGCGAGATCAGTACGGGAACCTCTACTTCTGGGTGCCGATCGTCGGGCCCCTGATCGGCGGCCTGCTCGGCGCCGGACTCTACAAGGCCTTCATCGGCCGGTTCCTGCCCGCGGCGGAACCGGAGCCCCCCGGCCGCGTTCCGTCCCCCGAGGAATGA
- a CDS encoding DUF3592 domain-containing protein — MERAWLFSLVPLTIGVVFLAVGACGLRRAEALRRTGVTAAGRIVRHDVRRDDDGARYHHPVAAWTAQDGTACAYPSRLGRGSVEGRWAVGAAVTVRYDATDPGRFEIQGWDTKTVDRVFAAVGSLLTAGTLLALLVRLLTGLLAR; from the coding sequence ATGGAACGCGCATGGCTCTTCTCCCTCGTCCCGCTCACGATCGGCGTCGTCTTCCTCGCCGTCGGCGCCTGCGGACTGCGCCGCGCCGAGGCGCTGCGCCGCACGGGGGTGACCGCGGCGGGACGGATCGTCCGGCACGACGTCAGGCGCGACGACGACGGAGCCCGCTACCACCACCCGGTCGCGGCCTGGACGGCCCAGGACGGCACCGCGTGCGCGTACCCGTCCAGGCTGGGACGCGGATCCGTCGAGGGCCGTTGGGCGGTGGGCGCCGCCGTGACGGTCCGGTACGACGCGACCGATCCCGGCCGGTTCGAGATCCAGGGCTGGGACACGAAGACCGTCGACCGGGTGTTCGCCGCCGTCGGATCGCTGCTCACCGCCGGCACGCTGCTGGCGCTGCTCGTCCGGCTGCTGACGGGGCTGCTCGCCCGCTGA
- the glpK gene encoding glycerol kinase GlpK, which translates to MADFVGAVDQGTTSTRFMIFDHAGNEVAKHQLEHAQILPRSGWVEHDPVEIWERTNSVMQNALRHGNLTPEDLAAIGITNQRETTVVWDPRNGRPYYNAIVWQDTRTDSIAAALERSGKGDVIRRKAGLPPATYFSGGKIQWILENVDGVREAAEQGHALFGNTDAWVLWNLTGGPDGGIHATDVTNASRTMLMDLETLDWDDELLGFFDIPRQMLPAIHPSSHREAFGVTRTSRPLRAAIPITGVLGDQQAATVGQVCYAPGEAKNTYGTGNFLVLNTGTELVRSQHGLLTTVAYQFGDSPAIYALEGSIAVTGSAVQWLRDQMKVIKDAAESEALARTVEDNGGMYFVPAFSGLFAPYWRSDARGAIVGLARYNDNGHLARATLESICYQSRDVVEAMEQDSGVHLDVLKVDGGVTANDLCMQIQADVLGVPVSRPVVAETTALGAAYAAGLATGFWRDTDELRTHWQESKRWEPQWSDDQRAQGYAGWKKAVERTLDWAEVE; encoded by the coding sequence ATGGCTGACTTCGTGGGCGCGGTGGACCAAGGCACCACCAGCACCCGATTCATGATCTTCGACCACGCCGGCAACGAGGTGGCGAAGCACCAGCTGGAGCACGCCCAGATCCTCCCGCGCTCGGGATGGGTCGAGCACGATCCGGTGGAGATCTGGGAGCGCACCAACTCCGTGATGCAGAACGCGCTGCGGCACGGCAACCTCACCCCCGAGGACCTGGCCGCGATCGGCATCACCAACCAGCGCGAGACCACCGTGGTGTGGGACCCGCGCAACGGACGCCCGTACTACAACGCCATCGTGTGGCAGGACACCCGCACCGACTCCATCGCGGCCGCCCTGGAACGCTCCGGCAAGGGCGACGTGATCCGCCGCAAGGCGGGACTGCCGCCGGCGACCTACTTCTCCGGCGGCAAGATCCAGTGGATCCTGGAGAACGTCGACGGCGTCCGCGAGGCGGCAGAGCAGGGGCACGCCCTCTTCGGCAACACCGACGCCTGGGTGCTGTGGAACCTGACCGGAGGTCCCGACGGCGGCATCCACGCCACCGACGTGACCAACGCCAGCCGCACCATGCTGATGGACCTGGAGACCCTCGACTGGGACGACGAGCTGCTGGGCTTCTTCGACATCCCCCGGCAGATGCTGCCCGCCATCCACCCGTCCTCCCACCGCGAGGCGTTCGGCGTGACCCGCACCTCCCGGCCGCTGCGTGCCGCCATTCCCATCACCGGGGTGCTCGGCGACCAGCAGGCGGCCACGGTCGGACAGGTCTGCTACGCGCCGGGCGAGGCCAAGAACACCTACGGCACGGGCAACTTCCTCGTCCTCAACACCGGTACCGAGCTGGTGCGTTCGCAGCACGGACTGCTCACCACCGTGGCGTACCAGTTCGGCGACAGCCCGGCGATCTACGCCCTGGAGGGCTCCATCGCCGTCACCGGCTCGGCGGTGCAGTGGCTGCGCGACCAGATGAAGGTCATCAAGGACGCGGCGGAGAGCGAGGCACTCGCCCGCACCGTCGAGGACAACGGCGGGATGTACTTCGTGCCCGCCTTCTCGGGCCTGTTCGCCCCGTACTGGCGCTCCGACGCCCGCGGCGCGATCGTCGGGCTGGCCCGGTACAACGACAACGGCCACCTGGCCCGGGCGACCCTCGAGTCCATCTGCTACCAGAGCCGCGACGTCGTCGAGGCCATGGAGCAGGACTCCGGGGTCCACCTCGACGTGCTCAAGGTCGACGGCGGCGTCACGGCCAACGACCTGTGCATGCAGATCCAGGCCGACGTCCTCGGCGTGCCGGTCAGCCGTCCGGTGGTCGCCGAGACCACCGCGCTCGGCGCCGCCTACGCGGCGGGCCTGGCCACCGGGTTCTGGCGCGACACCGACGAACTGCGCACCCACTGGCAGGAGTCGAAGCGCTGGGAGCCCCAGTGGTCCGACGACCAGCGCGCGCAGGGATACGCGGGCTGGAAGAAGGCGGTGGAACGCACCCTCGACTGGGCCGAGGTCGAGTAG